From Amycolatopsis sp. YIM 10, the proteins below share one genomic window:
- a CDS encoding creatininase family protein → MIPTHTSGEAAGAEVAVLPVGSHEQHGAHLPLATDTVIACTIAEAVAGAHSVLRLPPITISCSHEHAAWPGTVSISATTLAAIVTDVAASLRASGIEKLVLVNAHGGNYVLSNVVQQSSGMALFPSMECWDDVRAEVGLETTAYSDMHAGELETSILLHAHPELVRPGYETADELAEDRRHMLTTGLSAYTKSGVVGRPSLATAAKGRDVLDRLVAAFGDCLAALG, encoded by the coding sequence GTGATCCCGACGCATACCTCGGGGGAGGCCGCCGGGGCTGAGGTTGCGGTGCTGCCGGTGGGCAGCCACGAACAGCACGGCGCCCACCTGCCGCTGGCCACCGACACGGTGATCGCCTGCACCATCGCCGAGGCGGTCGCTGGGGCGCATTCGGTGCTGCGACTGCCGCCCATCACCATTTCCTGCTCGCATGAGCACGCCGCCTGGCCGGGCACGGTCAGCATCTCGGCCACCACGCTCGCCGCCATCGTCACCGACGTCGCGGCATCGCTGCGCGCGAGCGGGATCGAGAAGCTTGTGCTGGTCAACGCGCACGGCGGCAACTACGTGCTGAGCAACGTCGTGCAGCAGTCGAGTGGGATGGCGCTGTTCCCGAGCATGGAGTGCTGGGACGACGTGCGGGCCGAGGTCGGACTGGAGACCACCGCGTACAGCGACATGCACGCGGGAGAGCTGGAGACCTCGATCCTGCTGCACGCCCATCCGGAACTGGTACGCCCCGGCTACGAAACCGCCGACGAACTCGCTGAGGATCGCAGGCACATGCTCACCACCGGGCTGTCCGCCTACACCAAGAGCGGAGTGGTCGGCAGGCCCTCACTGGCCACTGCGGCAAAGGGCCGGGACGTGCTCGACCGGCTCGTCGCGGCGTTCGGTGACTGCCTCGCCGCGCTCGGCTGA
- a CDS encoding BTAD domain-containing putative transcriptional regulator — protein MDFGVLGPLTVWRAGVPLDLGTPKGRLLLAVLLSRPGRPVADDALAEAIWGGDQPKSAAKNVQTYVHRLRQRLGDPARITRQGTGYLIRVDRDELDATRFEDLTDAARAALAAGDLERASHHFDEALGLWRGPAFAGIADVLALTSEAARLDESRLGVLEERIDVDLRLGRHGELLGELTALTMEHPFRERMWAQLMLALHRCGRRADALLAYRQVRAVLAEETGLEPGQRLRDLHQTILGDDAEPPTGSQQRNVESARMLPPALGDFTGQRVELAEIEAVLRADRAADEPAAVVTISGQGGIGKTALVVQAAHRLRAAYPDGQLFAALAGTRAQPVDPAAVLGRFLRALGVPATAVPDDPEERAARYRGLLAERRILVVLDDALDEEQLAPLMPASGTCGVIVSSRVRLGGLGGARRVELREMSEVDSLAMLRNSTGDRLSSATSAELADLVRLCARLPLALRIAGSLLVSRPHWRVTDLVSRLADEQHRLDALRYRDLEVRASFGLSYRGLRPEARRLFRLLGLLEAPDFPLWAAAAALDTELRPAQELLDELVDVHLLDVIGTPNGQARYGFHDLSRAYARERADLEESTEARHAAVVRVLSALLALTDIADRDHMGQNMFQQDASRWRPERVAASLPTSSPPMVLLDSERIPLVAGVRQAAELGRDELCWELAVGGHALFETERYFDDWQECYETAMALAEDAGNVRGQARLLISMAGLRYTRRRYGPAEAANTEAMCLFERIGDRRGYLEALSNAPFFLVPNGRLTEAIAAGREAFEQLEAGGQAAAALHAYSQVGLAHLQAGRPDEAVEVLAEIVEGARKQGIRTLVARDTYWLGQAQLALGRHGEAEAAFIELTEFAGDIGPSGGFYTAHAWGCFHLARGEYAEARRSLRVGVEIARALHDPMFETRVFVDLLDPRLYDRHELPAAIGEGEHAVEVARGIEYPYLLAGVLEKLARLRAAAGDAAASARLADEAAAVGAKVR, from the coding sequence GTGGACTTCGGAGTGCTGGGCCCGCTGACCGTCTGGCGGGCCGGTGTGCCGCTGGACCTCGGCACGCCGAAGGGGCGGCTGCTGCTGGCCGTCCTGCTGAGCCGTCCCGGTCGGCCGGTCGCCGACGACGCGCTGGCCGAGGCGATCTGGGGCGGGGACCAGCCGAAGAGCGCCGCGAAGAACGTGCAGACCTACGTCCACCGGCTCCGGCAGCGCCTGGGGGATCCGGCGCGCATCACCAGGCAGGGCACCGGTTACCTGATCCGTGTGGACCGCGACGAGCTGGACGCGACGCGGTTCGAGGACCTGACGGACGCGGCCAGGGCGGCGCTGGCGGCCGGTGATCTCGAACGGGCAAGCCACCACTTCGACGAGGCCCTGGGGCTCTGGCGGGGACCGGCGTTCGCCGGGATCGCCGATGTCCTCGCGCTGACTTCGGAGGCCGCCCGCCTCGACGAGTCGCGGCTCGGCGTGCTGGAAGAGCGGATCGACGTCGACCTCCGGCTCGGGCGGCACGGCGAACTGCTCGGCGAGCTGACCGCGCTGACGATGGAACACCCGTTCCGCGAGCGGATGTGGGCCCAGCTCATGCTCGCCCTGCACCGCTGCGGACGGCGGGCGGACGCGTTGCTGGCCTACCGCCAGGTCCGTGCCGTACTGGCCGAGGAAACCGGGCTGGAGCCGGGACAGCGGTTGCGGGACCTGCACCAGACCATCCTCGGCGACGACGCCGAGCCGCCGACCGGCTCACAACAGCGGAACGTCGAGAGCGCCCGGATGCTGCCCCCGGCGCTCGGCGACTTCACCGGCCAGCGGGTGGAGCTGGCGGAGATCGAAGCGGTGCTCCGCGCGGACCGCGCCGCCGACGAACCGGCCGCGGTGGTGACGATCTCGGGTCAGGGCGGCATCGGCAAGACCGCGCTCGTGGTGCAGGCCGCGCACCGCCTCCGGGCCGCGTACCCCGACGGGCAGCTGTTCGCGGCGCTGGCCGGTACCCGCGCCCAGCCGGTCGATCCGGCCGCCGTGCTCGGCCGCTTCCTGCGTGCGCTCGGTGTGCCCGCCACCGCGGTGCCCGATGACCCGGAGGAACGCGCGGCCCGCTACCGGGGTCTGCTGGCCGAACGCCGGATCCTGGTGGTGCTCGACGACGCGCTCGACGAGGAGCAGCTGGCTCCGCTGATGCCGGCCAGCGGGACGTGCGGGGTGATCGTCAGCAGCCGCGTGCGGCTGGGCGGTCTTGGTGGTGCGCGCCGGGTCGAGCTTCGCGAGATGTCCGAAGTGGACAGTCTGGCGATGTTGCGCAACAGCACCGGCGACCGGTTGTCCTCGGCCACCTCGGCGGAACTGGCCGACCTGGTGCGGTTGTGCGCACGACTGCCGCTCGCGCTGCGGATCGCCGGGTCGCTCCTGGTGTCCCGTCCGCACTGGCGGGTCACGGACCTCGTGTCGCGGTTGGCCGACGAACAGCACCGGCTGGACGCGCTCCGCTACCGGGATCTCGAAGTACGGGCCAGTTTCGGGCTGAGTTACCGGGGTCTCCGGCCGGAAGCGCGGCGATTGTTCCGGTTGCTCGGGCTCCTGGAGGCCCCCGACTTCCCGCTCTGGGCGGCGGCCGCCGCGCTCGACACCGAACTGCGCCCGGCCCAGGAACTGCTCGACGAACTGGTCGACGTCCATCTGCTCGACGTCATCGGAACGCCCAACGGCCAGGCGCGTTACGGCTTCCACGACCTGAGCCGCGCATACGCGAGGGAACGCGCGGACCTGGAGGAGTCCACCGAAGCCCGGCACGCGGCGGTCGTCCGTGTCCTCAGCGCGCTTCTCGCCCTCACCGACATCGCCGATCGTGACCACATGGGACAGAACATGTTCCAGCAGGACGCTTCCCGGTGGCGGCCGGAGCGGGTGGCGGCGAGCCTGCCGACGTCCTCGCCGCCGATGGTGCTGCTGGATTCCGAGCGCATCCCGTTGGTCGCAGGCGTGCGGCAGGCCGCGGAACTGGGTCGGGACGAGCTGTGCTGGGAGCTGGCCGTCGGCGGGCACGCGCTGTTCGAGACCGAACGGTACTTCGACGACTGGCAGGAGTGCTACGAGACGGCGATGGCGCTGGCCGAGGACGCGGGGAACGTGCGTGGCCAGGCCAGGTTGCTCATCTCGATGGCAGGCCTGCGCTACACCCGGCGCCGGTACGGCCCGGCCGAGGCGGCCAACACCGAGGCCATGTGCCTGTTCGAGCGGATCGGGGACCGGCGCGGTTACCTGGAAGCGCTGAGCAACGCGCCGTTCTTCCTGGTGCCCAACGGACGGCTGACCGAGGCGATCGCGGCCGGCCGCGAGGCATTCGAACAGCTCGAAGCCGGCGGGCAGGCCGCGGCGGCACTGCACGCGTACTCCCAGGTCGGCCTCGCCCACCTCCAGGCGGGGCGGCCGGACGAGGCGGTGGAGGTCCTCGCGGAGATCGTCGAAGGGGCGCGGAAGCAGGGGATCCGGACCCTGGTCGCGCGGGACACCTACTGGCTCGGCCAGGCACAACTCGCACTCGGCAGGCACGGGGAGGCGGAGGCGGCGTTCATCGAGCTGACCGAGTTCGCCGGGGACATCGGGCCGTCGGGTGGGTTCTACACGGCCCATGCCTGGGGCTGCTTCCATCTGGCCCGGGGCGAATATGCCGAGGCGCGCCGCAGCCTGCGCGTAGGCGTCGAGATCGCGCGGGCGCTCCACGACCCCATGTTCGAGACCCGGGTTTTTGTCGACCTGCTCGATCCCCGCCTGTACGACCGCCACGAACTCCCGGCCGCGATCGGCGAGGGAGAGCACGCGGTCGAGGTGGCCCGCGGTATCGAGTACCCGTACCTGCTCGCGGGCGTGCTGGAGAAGCTCGCCCGGCTGCGGGCCGCGGCGGGGGACGCCGCCGCCTCGGCGCGCCTGGCGGACGAGGCGGCCGCGGTCGGCGCCAAGGTCCGCTGA
- a CDS encoding inositol monophosphatase family protein — MMDHSALQPVAAEALNRATRIIGSRIPGAVTLKSDRDLVTDVDLAVEDELREFLTAETPEIGFLGEEHGHTGPKDRWWVLDPVDGTSNLAHGIPLCGVSLGLVDGDRGVLAAIELPFLGARYTAVKGGGAFAGDQPIRIADVDRMSDAVLSVGDFATGEDAEPKNRVRLGLLARLGARAHRIRMLGSAAIDLAWVVDGKLAGTVILANFPWDTAAGVLLVREAGGLVFDRDGSDHTVDSAATIAVGPALHAELLELLRQAELDLD; from the coding sequence TTGATGGACCACTCCGCTCTGCAGCCGGTCGCCGCGGAGGCGCTGAACCGGGCCACGCGCATCATCGGGTCCCGCATCCCGGGCGCGGTGACGCTCAAGAGCGACCGCGATCTGGTCACCGACGTCGATCTCGCGGTGGAGGACGAGCTGCGGGAGTTCCTCACCGCGGAAACCCCGGAGATCGGCTTCCTCGGTGAGGAACACGGCCACACCGGGCCGAAGGACCGCTGGTGGGTGCTGGACCCGGTGGACGGCACCTCGAACCTGGCGCACGGCATCCCGTTGTGCGGGGTGTCGCTCGGCCTGGTCGACGGGGATCGCGGGGTGCTGGCCGCGATCGAGCTGCCCTTCCTCGGTGCCCGGTACACCGCGGTGAAGGGCGGTGGCGCGTTCGCCGGCGACCAGCCGATCCGGATCGCCGACGTGGACCGGATGTCCGACGCGGTGCTCTCGGTCGGTGACTTCGCGACGGGTGAGGATGCCGAGCCGAAGAACCGGGTGCGCCTGGGGCTGCTGGCCCGGCTCGGCGCGCGGGCGCATCGGATCCGGATGCTCGGCAGCGCGGCGATCGACCTGGCCTGGGTGGTCGACGGCAAGCTGGCGGGCACGGTGATACTGGCGAACTTCCCGTGGGACACCGCCGCCGGGGTGCTGCTGGTGCGCGAAGCCGGTGGCCTGGTGTTCGACCGCGACGGCAGTGACCACACCGTCGACTCGGCCGCCACCATCGCCGTCGGCCCCGCGCTGCACGCGGAACTGCTCGAACTGCTGCGACAGGCCGAACTCGATCTCGATTGA
- a CDS encoding GTP cyclohydrolase II translates to MRDQTVEFEEIAEADLMTSRGKFRTVAFRDSADGNEHIALVLGDVWRQQDVLVRVHSECVTGDIFSASRCECGDQLGAALDRIVQRGRGVLVYLRGHEGRGIGLVAKVRTHVLQDEQGLDTVDSATSLGLPVDVRDFGPAARVLRYLGVRTVELMSNNGDKIDALESYGIGVSARVPLLIQPTDHNIRYLTAKRDRLGHHLPHLDSVVNGLGS, encoded by the coding sequence ATGCGCGATCAAACCGTCGAGTTCGAGGAAATCGCCGAAGCCGACCTCATGACCAGCCGGGGAAAATTCCGCACGGTCGCATTCCGTGACTCGGCGGACGGCAACGAACATATCGCGCTGGTGCTCGGTGATGTCTGGCGACAACAGGACGTGCTGGTGCGAGTGCATTCCGAATGCGTCACCGGCGACATTTTCTCGGCGAGCCGCTGCGAATGCGGTGACCAGCTGGGCGCGGCACTGGACCGGATCGTGCAGCGGGGCCGCGGGGTGCTGGTCTACCTGCGCGGACACGAGGGCCGGGGGATCGGCCTGGTGGCCAAGGTGCGCACCCACGTGCTCCAGGACGAACAGGGCCTGGACACGGTGGATTCGGCCACCTCGCTCGGTCTTCCGGTGGACGTCCGCGATTTCGGGCCGGCCGCGCGGGTGCTCAGATACCTCGGTGTGCGCACGGTCGAACTGATGTCGAACAACGGGGACAAGATCGACGCGCTGGAATCGTACGGAATCGGAGTTTCCGCGCGCGTACCGTTGCTGATCCAGCCGACCGACCACAATATCCGCTATCTCACCGCGAAACGGGATCGGCTGGGCCACCACCTGCCGCACCTCGATTCCGTGGTCAACGGACTGGGCAGTTGA
- a CDS encoding MarR family winged helix-turn-helix transcriptional regulator gives MDSAPQAETPAVSDLLCFDLYATSRAITGFYRPILDQAGITYPQFLVLLLLWERDSRPIRELVGELGLEYNTLSPLVKRLEKAGLLTRVTHPDDDRSVLVQLTDAGRDLRWLGNEMTCRLGEALDMDEEEITALRRILRKVRHNVH, from the coding sequence ATGGACAGCGCACCTCAGGCGGAAACCCCCGCGGTCTCCGACTTGCTCTGCTTCGACCTGTACGCGACGTCGCGGGCGATCACCGGGTTTTACCGGCCCATTCTCGACCAGGCGGGGATCACCTACCCGCAGTTCCTGGTCCTGCTGCTGCTCTGGGAACGGGACTCGCGACCGATCCGGGAACTCGTGGGGGAGCTGGGGCTCGAGTACAACACCCTGTCGCCGTTGGTGAAACGACTGGAGAAGGCCGGACTGCTCACCCGCGTCACCCACCCCGACGACGATCGATCGGTACTGGTCCAACTCACCGACGCCGGCCGGGACCTGAGGTGGCTCGGCAACGAGATGACCTGCCGCCTGGGCGAGGCACTCGACATGGACGAGGAAGAAATCACCGCCCTGCGGCGAATCCTCCGGAAGGTTCGGCACAACGTCCACTGA
- a CDS encoding SDR family NAD(P)-dependent oxidoreductase: MKVIVITGASDGIGAAASKLLSGEGTRLILVGRSPVKTKAVAERVGAEYHVADFQRLDEVRDLAAALLDSCEKIDVLANNAGGLFSGPTRTVDGFEKTFQVNHLAPYLLTHLLIERLLHSRATVVNTSSAGARLYGRIDPDDLNSWKNFNANRAYGNAKLANILFTKGLHERFHAHGLSSVAFHPGPVATNFASDTTSYLRWFYRGALKRLLISPERGGANLAHFATAAPGAPWVSGEYYNHRRKITRTNRQAYDAEMISRHWELSARMLGIRWHREASH; this comes from the coding sequence ATGAAGGTCATCGTCATCACCGGCGCGAGCGATGGCATCGGCGCTGCCGCGAGCAAGCTCCTCTCCGGCGAAGGAACGCGGCTGATCCTGGTCGGGCGCAGCCCCGTCAAGACGAAGGCGGTCGCGGAGCGAGTCGGCGCCGAGTACCACGTCGCCGATTTCCAGCGTCTCGACGAGGTGCGCGATCTCGCCGCCGCCCTCCTCGACTCCTGCGAGAAGATCGACGTACTGGCCAACAACGCGGGCGGCCTGTTCTCCGGCCCGACCCGCACGGTGGACGGCTTCGAGAAAACCTTCCAGGTCAATCATCTGGCCCCGTACCTGCTCACCCACCTGCTGATCGAACGGCTGCTGCACAGCCGGGCGACGGTGGTCAACACCTCCAGCGCCGGGGCGCGGCTCTACGGACGCATCGATCCCGACGACCTGAACAGCTGGAAGAACTTCAACGCGAACAGGGCGTACGGCAACGCGAAGCTCGCGAACATCCTGTTCACCAAGGGCCTCCACGAGAGGTTCCACGCGCACGGGCTGTCCTCGGTCGCGTTCCACCCGGGACCGGTGGCAACGAACTTCGCTTCCGACACCACCAGTTACCTGCGCTGGTTCTACCGCGGCGCGCTGAAGCGACTCCTCATCAGTCCCGAGCGGGGCGGCGCGAACCTCGCGCACTTCGCGACAGCGGCCCCCGGCGCGCCATGGGTTTCCGGCGAGTACTACAACCACCGACGCAAGATAACGCGCACCAACAGGCAGGCGTACGACGCCGAAATGATCTCGCGCCACTGGGAACTCAGCGCGCGGATGCTCGGCATCCGATGGCACCGAGAAGCGTCACACTGA
- a CDS encoding class I SAM-dependent methyltransferase: protein MSEFSSEWLALREPADADARAEELLEPLRERLVTPLRIRDLGCGTGSMVRWLADRLPGPQHWTLHDRDPALLAVAAERKPASVTVTTSRGDVTNLCAADLAGTSLITASALLDLLTADEVSALATACAGVPVLMTLSVVGEVELTPADPLDAELAAAFNAHQRRVVLGRRLLGPDGVAVAAEAFGYHGATVRLAASDWRLDGTRSALTAEWLNGWVAAAVEQEPALGAAAERYLRERLAACAAGELTVAVRHRDLLALPRVD, encoded by the coding sequence ATGAGCGAGTTTTCGTCCGAGTGGCTGGCGTTGCGTGAACCGGCGGACGCCGACGCGCGAGCCGAAGAGTTGCTGGAACCGTTGCGCGAGCGCCTGGTCACGCCACTGCGCATCCGGGATCTGGGCTGTGGCACGGGATCGATGGTCCGCTGGCTGGCCGATCGGCTGCCCGGTCCGCAGCACTGGACGCTGCACGACCGCGATCCCGCGCTGCTGGCCGTGGCCGCCGAGCGCAAGCCCGCCTCCGTCACGGTGACCACGTCGCGTGGTGACGTGACGAACCTGTGCGCCGCGGATCTCGCCGGGACCTCGCTGATCACCGCCTCGGCCTTGCTCGACCTGCTCACCGCCGACGAGGTTTCCGCGCTGGCCACGGCCTGCGCGGGCGTCCCGGTCCTGATGACGCTGTCGGTGGTGGGGGAGGTGGAGCTGACCCCGGCGGATCCGCTGGACGCCGAGCTGGCCGCCGCGTTCAACGCGCACCAGCGGCGGGTGGTCCTGGGGCGGCGGCTGCTCGGACCGGACGGGGTGGCGGTCGCCGCCGAGGCGTTCGGCTACCACGGCGCCACGGTCCGGCTGGCGGCCAGCGACTGGCGGCTGGACGGCACGCGGTCCGCGTTGACGGCGGAATGGTTGAACGGCTGGGTGGCCGCGGCCGTGGAACAGGAACCCGCGCTCGGCGCGGCGGCGGAGCGTTACCTGCGCGAGCGGCTGGCGGCGTGCGCCGCGGGTGAGCTGACGGTGGCGGTGCGCCACCGCGACCTGCTCGCCCTGCCGCGCGTGGACTGA
- a CDS encoding lysylphosphatidylglycerol synthase transmembrane domain-containing protein has product MTAAVLTPGLSEAGKRLLWSWLRLLAGVGIIGFLCWQLGTGALLDGLRAVNLPAVAAALGVGLLTTVFSAARWVLIARRLGLRLPLGEAVAAYYRALFLNVALPGGVLGDVHRAVRHGKDEGDLGRGVRAVVLERTGGQVVLIAAGIAVLSAQPTLVPEQAREVITTIGLALVPVAIGLLAVAPAVARRWADSGSKWRRGVAVTVADVRTGLLSAKAWPGVFVLSAAALAGHLALFLVAARVAGTDASIAQLLPIFLLALLAMGLPINVGGWGPREGVTALSFGAAGLGAAQGLTVAVVYGLLSAVASLPGAGVLVFGPRRSAERGEAVTERRDEPVEHVPALCRSGQ; this is encoded by the coding sequence ATGACCGCGGCCGTGCTCACCCCGGGACTGTCCGAAGCGGGCAAGCGCCTGCTCTGGTCGTGGCTCCGCCTGCTCGCCGGTGTCGGCATCATCGGTTTCCTGTGCTGGCAGCTGGGCACCGGCGCGCTGCTGGACGGACTGCGCGCGGTGAACCTGCCCGCGGTGGCCGCCGCGCTCGGCGTCGGCCTGCTGACCACGGTGTTCAGCGCGGCGCGGTGGGTGCTGATCGCCCGCAGGCTCGGGTTGCGCCTGCCGCTCGGTGAGGCCGTCGCGGCGTATTACCGCGCGTTGTTCCTCAACGTGGCGCTGCCCGGCGGGGTGCTCGGTGACGTGCACCGCGCGGTCCGCCACGGCAAGGACGAAGGTGATCTCGGGCGCGGGGTGCGTGCGGTGGTGCTCGAACGCACCGGTGGGCAGGTGGTGCTCATCGCCGCCGGGATCGCCGTGCTCTCCGCGCAGCCGACGCTCGTCCCGGAACAGGCGCGCGAGGTGATCACCACCATCGGGCTGGCTCTCGTGCCGGTCGCCATCGGCCTGCTGGCCGTCGCCCCGGCGGTGGCCCGTCGCTGGGCGGACAGCGGGTCGAAGTGGCGTCGCGGGGTCGCGGTCACCGTCGCCGACGTGCGGACCGGCCTGCTCTCGGCGAAGGCATGGCCGGGCGTGTTCGTCCTCTCGGCGGCGGCGCTGGCAGGCCACCTGGCGTTGTTCCTGGTGGCCGCACGGGTCGCGGGCACCGACGCGTCGATCGCCCAGCTGCTGCCGATCTTCCTGCTGGCGCTGCTGGCGATGGGCCTGCCGATCAACGTCGGCGGCTGGGGTCCGCGTGAAGGCGTCACCGCGCTTTCGTTCGGCGCCGCCGGACTCGGCGCGGCGCAGGGGCTGACCGTGGCGGTGGTGTACGGCCTGCTGAGCGCGGTGGCGAGCCTGCCGGGCGCCGGGGTGCTGGTGTTCGGGCCGCGCCGGTCAGCCGAGCGCGGCGAGGCAGTCACCGAACGCCGCGACGAGCCGGTCGAGCACGTCCCGGCCCTTTGCCGCAGTGGCCAGTGA
- a CDS encoding alpha/beta fold hydrolase, giving the protein MQVHQEFDQVKPKPTVVLVHGAFAESASWDGVVQRLQRHGYPVVAVANPLRSLSGDADYLKKVLATIDGPIVLAGHSYGGMVQSAAATGNPNVKALVYVAAFAPEAGESALELSNKFPGSTLGETLQSIDLGDGTQDLVIQQDKYRAQFAADVPAPQAALAAATQRPVRDAALAEGAPVPAWHTIPSWFLNTGKDKNIPVAAQRFMAERAQAREVVELPNASHAVTVSRPDAVADLIVRAAE; this is encoded by the coding sequence ATGCAGGTTCACCAGGAGTTCGATCAGGTCAAGCCGAAGCCGACCGTCGTGCTGGTGCACGGGGCGTTCGCCGAGTCGGCCAGCTGGGACGGTGTGGTGCAGCGCCTGCAACGGCATGGTTATCCGGTGGTCGCGGTGGCGAACCCGTTGCGGTCGCTCAGCGGCGACGCCGACTATCTGAAGAAGGTGCTGGCCACCATCGACGGGCCGATCGTGCTCGCCGGACACTCCTACGGCGGCATGGTCCAGTCCGCGGCCGCCACCGGGAATCCGAATGTGAAGGCGCTCGTCTACGTCGCGGCGTTCGCGCCGGAGGCGGGGGAGAGCGCGCTGGAGCTGTCGAACAAGTTCCCCGGCAGCACGCTCGGGGAGACGTTGCAGAGCATCGACCTCGGTGACGGCACGCAGGACTTGGTGATCCAGCAGGACAAGTACCGCGCTCAGTTCGCCGCGGACGTGCCCGCCCCGCAGGCGGCGCTGGCCGCGGCCACGCAACGGCCGGTACGGGACGCCGCGCTGGCCGAAGGCGCGCCCGTCCCGGCGTGGCACACGATCCCGTCGTGGTTCCTGAACACCGGGAAGGACAAGAACATCCCGGTGGCGGCCCAGCGGTTCATGGCCGAGCGGGCGCAGGCGCGTGAGGTCGTCGAGCTGCCGAACGCCTCGCACGCCGTGACGGTGTCGCGGCCGGACGCCGTGGCCGACCTGATCGTCCGCGCCGCCGAGTAA
- a CDS encoding TetR/AcrR family transcriptional regulator, with protein sequence MDTSLTPAMIEAVLDELAESGYARLTTAGVARRAGVSTATLYRRWPTKRDLILAAAEQMASSETDGIDTGSLHGDIRELLTRKQLLVSGKAGAVLVALLGEAAHDAELAEMIRSGVVAPTREYLSAMLDRAVARGEIDADVTADAATRLLEGLALARAAFGGSAAGGETGEMTSTDIDADAALILRALGHRRNHPA encoded by the coding sequence ATGGACACCAGCCTGACGCCGGCCATGATCGAGGCCGTGCTCGACGAACTCGCGGAGTCCGGATACGCGCGTCTGACGACCGCGGGGGTCGCCCGCCGAGCCGGGGTCTCGACGGCCACCCTGTACCGACGCTGGCCCACCAAGCGCGACCTCATCCTGGCGGCCGCGGAGCAGATGGCCTCGTCTGAGACCGATGGCATCGACACCGGCTCTCTGCACGGTGACATCCGCGAACTGCTGACCAGAAAACAGTTGTTGGTGTCAGGTAAGGCTGGAGCCGTGCTCGTCGCGCTCCTCGGCGAGGCCGCGCACGACGCGGAACTGGCGGAGATGATCCGCTCAGGGGTCGTCGCCCCAACGCGGGAGTACCTGTCCGCGATGCTCGATCGTGCGGTCGCACGGGGAGAGATCGACGCGGACGTCACCGCCGACGCCGCGACCCGCCTGCTCGAAGGGCTCGCACTCGCCCGAGCCGCGTTCGGCGGATCAGCGGCCGGTGGCGAGACTGGCGAGATGACGTCAACCGACATCGACGCGGATGCGGCCCTGATCCTTCGCGCACTCGGCCACCGCCGGAACCACCCCGCCTAA